A single genomic interval of Microbacterium hydrocarbonoxydans harbors:
- a CDS encoding TetR/AcrR family transcriptional regulator — protein MTTVTTAGSRRTRAAATRQRIIDAARALFVSDGYRATSLRDIATAASVSHPGLLGHFASKDELLAEVVAGFEAENERAFDLIAAASGSGELIFADVARRNARTPGYLELFAALTGEASAPGHPAHERMRERYARLRQLSSEVLEDAALHGTVDADRDVADETTRHMAGWDGLQLISQYLPDRVDVVQMLEEREALWALPYGWRDADEPAPAAAAAGPLPPLFGGDQDADRETGYEAGRRRRTQILADATRLFSKDGYGDTSLRDIAEAVGVSKSTLLHHYPSKELLLSAVLSERDRAIRARTEVVLAERAGDALRGIPDGARVSALDEPGLIEVYAVLSCEAVPAAHPAHEYFATRFAEAVDYFTELFRLAQSDGDLPAHRDPEHEAIWLVALWDGLQYQWLYDREAVDVAALLRAHLDDVLPRR, from the coding sequence ATGACGACGGTGACCACGGCGGGCTCACGCCGGACCCGCGCTGCGGCGACGAGGCAGCGGATCATCGATGCCGCCCGCGCCCTGTTCGTCTCCGATGGCTATCGTGCGACGTCTCTCCGCGACATCGCGACGGCCGCATCGGTCAGCCACCCCGGGCTCCTCGGGCACTTCGCCTCGAAGGACGAACTGCTCGCCGAGGTCGTCGCCGGCTTCGAGGCCGAGAACGAGCGGGCCTTCGACCTGATCGCCGCCGCATCCGGTTCGGGTGAGCTGATCTTCGCCGACGTCGCCAGACGCAACGCCCGCACCCCGGGCTACCTCGAGCTGTTCGCCGCGTTGACAGGGGAGGCGTCCGCACCCGGGCATCCCGCGCACGAGCGGATGCGGGAGCGCTATGCCCGATTGCGGCAGCTCAGCTCCGAAGTGCTGGAGGACGCGGCGCTGCACGGCACCGTCGACGCCGACCGCGATGTCGCCGACGAGACCACCCGTCACATGGCGGGCTGGGACGGCCTGCAGCTGATCTCGCAGTATCTGCCGGATCGCGTCGACGTCGTCCAGATGCTCGAAGAGCGCGAGGCGCTCTGGGCGCTGCCCTACGGCTGGCGGGACGCGGACGAGCCCGCCCCGGCGGCCGCCGCCGCCGGACCCCTGCCTCCACTGTTCGGCGGCGACCAGGACGCCGACCGGGAGACGGGGTACGAGGCGGGGCGTCGACGACGCACGCAGATCCTCGCGGATGCGACCCGGCTCTTCTCGAAGGACGGGTACGGGGACACCAGCCTGCGAGACATCGCGGAGGCCGTCGGCGTCTCCAAATCCACGCTGCTGCACCACTACCCGTCGAAGGAGCTGCTGCTGAGCGCGGTCCTGTCCGAGCGCGACCGGGCGATCAGGGCACGCACCGAGGTCGTGCTGGCCGAGCGGGCCGGCGACGCGCTGCGCGGCATCCCCGATGGCGCCAGAGTGAGCGCGCTCGACGAGCCGGGACTGATCGAGGTGTACGCCGTGCTGTCGTGCGAGGCGGTGCCCGCTGCGCATCCGGCGCACGAATACTTCGCGACGCGGTTCGCCGAGGCGGTCGACTACTTCACCGAGCTCTTCCGTCTCGCACAGAGCGACGGCGACCTGCCCGCGCACCGAGACCCGGAGCACGAGGCGATCTGGCTGGTCGCGCTCTGGGACGGTCTGCAGTACCAGTGGCTGTACGACCGGGAGGCGGTCGACGTCGCGGCACTCCTGCGCGCCCATCTGGACGACGTGCTCCCCCGGCGTTGA
- the recQ gene encoding DNA helicase RecQ encodes MPQTPRDPYEDLPYADEPWDEGGWEPSEPPEPMDWEPQGAGYEPPLDWGQGPVTPVTTAAGRPATGGRGTVGRGTAGRATATVAPSPAPARRAAPSRYPTAAEALHTVFGYDEFRGDQAAIVEHVIGGGDAVVLMPTGGGKSVTYQVPALVREGTGLVISPLIALMHDQVDVLRANGVNAAYLNSTQAIDERREVERAYVAGELDLIYVAPERLSSPQTTALLQRGTLSVIAIDEAHCVSQWGHDFRPDYLALGDLGERFPGVPRMALTATATRATHQELTERLRLDGTDGRAKAEHYVASFDRPNIQYRIVPKVDPRKQLVSFIRAQPEGSVGIVYALSRKSVEQTATYLAAQGFDALPYHAGLPAEVRAANQSRFLREDGVVMVATIAFGMGIDKPDVRFVAHIDLPKSVEGYYQETGRAGRDGEPSIAWMAYGLGDVVQQRRMIDQSPGDRTFKMRMGQHLDAMLALCETVECRRQNLLGYFGQDSQPCGNCDTCLEETATFDGLIPAQKLLSTIVRLKRERNQSFGAGHLIDILRGASTERIRQQGHEKLATYGIGADLSDQDWRSVVRQLLARGILAAQGDYGTLAPGEHAGGVLTGEMPVPLRKDTIGRPASSPRARKASAADALDQADRGLFEALRAWRAETAREQGVPAYIVFGDATLRALAEHRPASLADLDGITGIGAKKRDAYGEGVLAVIAAA; translated from the coding sequence ATGCCGCAGACCCCCCGTGACCCGTACGAGGATCTGCCGTACGCGGACGAACCGTGGGACGAGGGAGGGTGGGAGCCCTCCGAGCCGCCGGAGCCGATGGATTGGGAACCGCAGGGCGCCGGTTACGAGCCGCCGCTCGACTGGGGCCAGGGCCCCGTGACGCCGGTCACCACCGCTGCCGGTCGGCCTGCCACGGGCGGTCGCGGCACCGTGGGTCGCGGCACCGCCGGTCGCGCTACAGCGACGGTGGCCCCGTCGCCCGCGCCCGCCAGGCGAGCGGCCCCGAGCCGGTATCCGACCGCGGCCGAGGCGCTGCACACGGTCTTCGGGTACGACGAGTTCCGTGGCGACCAGGCCGCCATCGTCGAGCACGTCATCGGCGGCGGCGATGCGGTCGTCCTGATGCCCACCGGTGGCGGCAAGAGCGTGACGTATCAGGTCCCTGCACTCGTGCGCGAGGGGACGGGTCTCGTGATCAGCCCTCTGATCGCTCTCATGCACGACCAGGTCGACGTGCTGCGCGCGAACGGCGTGAACGCGGCATACCTGAACTCGACGCAGGCGATCGACGAGCGCCGCGAGGTCGAGCGCGCCTATGTCGCCGGCGAGCTCGACCTCATCTACGTCGCCCCCGAGCGTCTCTCCTCGCCTCAGACGACCGCGCTGCTGCAGCGCGGGACGCTCAGCGTCATCGCGATCGACGAGGCCCACTGCGTGTCGCAGTGGGGTCATGACTTCCGCCCCGACTACCTCGCCCTCGGCGATCTCGGCGAGCGGTTCCCCGGCGTCCCGCGCATGGCGCTCACGGCGACGGCCACGCGCGCGACCCACCAGGAGCTGACCGAGCGGCTGCGCCTCGACGGCACCGACGGAAGGGCGAAGGCCGAGCACTACGTCGCCAGCTTCGACCGGCCCAATATCCAGTATCGGATCGTGCCCAAGGTCGACCCGCGCAAGCAGCTGGTCTCCTTCATCCGCGCGCAGCCGGAGGGATCGGTGGGCATCGTCTACGCCCTCAGTCGCAAGTCCGTCGAGCAGACCGCGACGTATCTCGCCGCGCAGGGCTTCGACGCCCTGCCGTACCACGCGGGCCTGCCCGCCGAGGTGCGAGCGGCTAACCAGTCGCGGTTCCTGCGCGAAGACGGCGTCGTGATGGTCGCCACGATCGCCTTCGGCATGGGCATCGACAAACCGGACGTGCGCTTCGTCGCGCACATCGACCTTCCGAAGTCCGTCGAGGGCTACTACCAGGAGACCGGTCGCGCCGGCCGTGACGGCGAGCCGTCGATCGCCTGGATGGCTTACGGCCTCGGCGACGTGGTGCAGCAGCGCCGCATGATCGACCAGAGCCCCGGCGATCGCACGTTCAAGATGCGGATGGGCCAGCACCTCGATGCGATGCTCGCGCTGTGCGAGACCGTCGAGTGCCGCAGGCAGAACCTCCTCGGCTATTTCGGTCAGGACTCGCAGCCGTGTGGCAACTGCGACACCTGCCTCGAGGAGACGGCGACATTCGACGGGCTGATCCCGGCGCAGAAGCTCCTCTCGACGATCGTGCGCCTCAAGCGGGAGCGCAATCAGTCGTTCGGCGCGGGTCATCTGATCGACATCCTGCGCGGAGCCTCGACCGAACGCATCCGTCAGCAGGGCCACGAGAAGCTCGCGACCTACGGCATCGGCGCCGACCTGTCGGATCAGGACTGGCGCAGCGTCGTCCGTCAGCTCCTCGCACGGGGCATCCTCGCCGCCCAGGGCGACTACGGCACGCTCGCGCCGGGCGAGCACGCCGGCGGAGTGCTCACGGGCGAGATGCCGGTACCGCTGCGCAAGGACACGATCGGGCGCCCCGCGTCCTCTCCACGCGCCCGCAAGGCGAGTGCGGCGGATGCGCTGGATCAGGCCGACCGCGGGCTGTTCGAGGCGCTGCGCGCTTGGCGCGCCGAGACCGCTCGCGAGCAGGGGGTGCCCGCGTACATCGTCTTCGGAGATGCCACCTTGCGCGCACTCGCCGAGCACCGCCCCGCATCGCTGGCCGACCTCGACGGCATCACCGGCATCGGCGCCAAGAAACGCGACGCCTACGGCGAGGGAGTGCTCGCGGTCATCGCCGCAGCCTGA
- a CDS encoding ribbon-helix-helix domain-containing protein: MSERESIGGVPVSEEQIAQWAAEAEVGYDVPALKKRGRGRPGRGAEPSQVVALRLTAEELAFIDARAEREGKSRSDIIREALASVAA; this comes from the coding sequence ATGAGTGAGCGAGAGTCGATCGGCGGTGTGCCGGTCTCAGAGGAGCAGATCGCGCAGTGGGCTGCGGAGGCGGAGGTCGGATACGACGTGCCGGCGCTCAAGAAGAGAGGACGCGGACGTCCGGGACGAGGAGCTGAACCCTCGCAGGTGGTCGCGTTGCGTCTCACGGCAGAGGAGCTCGCGTTCATCGACGCGCGCGCCGAGCGTGAGGGAAAGTCGCGCTCGGACATCATCCGCGAAGCGCTCGCATCCGTCGCGGCGTGA
- a CDS encoding GNAT family N-acetyltransferase, translating to MTGVGWWQTPEGAPMTDITVTRDDAASRYEIRSGETLAGFAEFDLRPGAIRFVHTEIDPAFQGQGLAGILAERALTDATASGEAIVPLCPYIAKYLTTHEIPGAEIRWPQRPGTAPAEA from the coding sequence CTGACGGGCGTAGGTTGGTGGCAGACGCCCGAAGGAGCCCCGATGACCGACATCACCGTCACCCGCGACGACGCCGCCTCCCGCTACGAGATCCGCTCAGGCGAGACGCTCGCGGGCTTCGCCGAGTTCGACCTGCGCCCCGGCGCCATCCGCTTCGTGCACACCGAGATCGATCCCGCGTTCCAGGGCCAGGGACTCGCTGGCATCCTGGCCGAACGAGCGCTCACCGATGCCACGGCATCCGGCGAGGCGATCGTGCCGCTGTGCCCGTACATCGCCAAGTACCTCACCACGCATGAGATCCCCGGCGCGGAGATCCGCTGGCCCCAGCGTCCTGGCACGGCACCCGCGGAAGCGTGA
- a CDS encoding pirin family protein: MTEIASTSDVAGGDAARIGERRIILEPREVPLGGVRGMSVLRVLPHRNLPTIGAWCFLDRFGPADTRMRVEPHPHIGLQTVTWPLIGEIRHRDSLGSDADLRRGQLNLMTAGNGISHSEYSIGDGPVPLDALQFWVVLPEGARHGDGGFERHTDLPAVALRSEQGSDATATVVLGEFAGVTSPATVHTPIVGAEITVPPGARIRLPLRADWEHALMLVEGDAVVSTHELARNDMLYLGDSRSDVEVSSAEGALLFLVGGEPFEDEIVMWWNFAGRTHEEIVEARTDWEAASDRFGVVEGHDVRIPAPPLPDVRLMPRGRRI; this comes from the coding sequence ATGACGGAGATCGCGAGCACGTCGGACGTCGCAGGCGGCGACGCAGCGCGGATCGGCGAGCGCCGCATCATCCTCGAGCCGCGTGAGGTGCCCCTCGGCGGCGTGCGAGGCATGAGCGTGCTGCGCGTGCTGCCGCACCGCAACCTCCCCACGATCGGCGCCTGGTGCTTCCTCGATCGCTTCGGCCCCGCTGACACGCGCATGCGTGTCGAACCGCATCCGCACATCGGGCTGCAGACGGTGACCTGGCCGCTGATCGGCGAGATCCGCCACCGCGACTCGCTCGGCAGCGACGCCGACCTGCGCCGTGGCCAGCTCAACCTGATGACGGCGGGCAACGGCATCTCGCATTCGGAGTACTCGATCGGCGACGGGCCCGTGCCCCTCGACGCCCTGCAGTTCTGGGTGGTGCTGCCCGAGGGGGCGAGGCACGGAGACGGGGGCTTCGAACGCCACACGGACCTGCCCGCCGTGGCCCTCCGCTCCGAGCAGGGATCGGATGCCACGGCCACCGTCGTGCTCGGCGAGTTCGCCGGCGTGACCTCGCCCGCGACCGTGCATACGCCCATCGTCGGTGCCGAGATCACGGTTCCCCCCGGTGCCCGCATACGGCTGCCGCTGCGCGCGGACTGGGAGCACGCGCTGATGCTCGTCGAGGGCGACGCGGTCGTGTCGACGCACGAGCTCGCCCGCAACGACATGCTCTACCTCGGGGACTCACGGTCGGACGTCGAGGTGTCGAGCGCGGAGGGCGCCCTCCTCTTCCTCGTCGGCGGCGAGCCCTTCGAGGACGAGATCGTGATGTGGTGGAACTTCGCCGGACGCACTCATGAGGAGATCGTCGAGGCGCGCACCGACTGGGAGGCCGCCTCCGACCGCTTCGGCGTCGTCGAGGGCCACGACGTGCGCATCCCCGCACCACCCCTGCCCGACGTGAGGCTGATGCCGCGGGGCCGCAGGATCTGA